In one Cupriavidus taiwanensis genomic region, the following are encoded:
- the xdhB gene encoding xanthine dehydrogenase molybdopterin binding subunit: MNKQTEPFLLDAAAEQVPQVGISRPHESAHLHVAGTATYTDDIPELAGTLHAALGMSTRAHARIKSVSLDKVRAAPGVVDVLTVDDIPGTNDCGPIIHDDPILARDVVQFIGQPVFIVVATSHDAARRAARLGVIDYEDLPPVLSPQAAHEAGSYVLPPMHLTRGEPAARIAGATHQDSGEIHLGGQEQFYLEGQISYAAPRENDGMQVWCSTQHPTEMQHAVCHMLGWQAHQVLVECRRMGGGFGGKESQSALFACCAALAAWKLMCPVKLRPDRDDDMMITGKRHDFVFDYSVGHDDEGHIEGVKVEMVSRAGFSADLSGPVMTRAICHFDNAYWLPNVQIDGYCGKTNTQSNTAFRGFGGPQGAFAVEYILDNIARTVGKDSLDVRRANFYGKGENNVTPYGQTVEDNVIHELIDELVASSEYRARREATRAFNATSPVLKKGIAITPVKFGISFNVAHFNQAGALVHVYNDGSVLVNHGGTEMGQGLNTKVAMVVAHELGIRMERVRVTATDTSKVANTSATAASTGADLNGKAAQDAARQIRERLAAFAARKAGVESSAVRFNDDVVSAGELRLSFGELAREAYVARVQLWSDGFYTTPKLHWDQKTLQGRPFYYFAYGAACSEVLVDTLTGEWKLLRADALHDAGRSLNPALDIGQVEGAFIQGMGWLTTEELWWNKDGKLMTHAPSTYKIPTVNDCPEAFNVRLFQNRNVEDSIHRSKAVGEPPLLLPFSVFFAIRDAVAALGDYRINPPLKAPATSEAILDAVDAVRAAAAQGAAQAA, from the coding sequence ATGAACAAGCAAACCGAACCCTTCCTGCTCGACGCCGCCGCCGAACAGGTACCGCAGGTCGGCATCTCGCGTCCGCACGAATCCGCCCACCTGCATGTGGCCGGCACCGCCACCTACACCGACGACATCCCCGAGCTGGCCGGCACGCTGCACGCCGCGCTCGGCATGAGCACCCGCGCGCACGCGCGCATCAAGTCGGTCTCGCTCGACAAGGTGCGCGCCGCGCCGGGCGTGGTCGACGTGCTGACGGTGGACGACATCCCCGGCACCAACGACTGCGGCCCGATCATCCACGACGACCCGATCCTGGCGCGCGACGTGGTGCAGTTCATCGGCCAGCCGGTCTTTATCGTGGTGGCGACCTCGCATGACGCGGCCCGCCGCGCCGCCCGCCTCGGCGTGATCGACTATGAAGACCTGCCGCCGGTGCTGTCGCCGCAGGCCGCGCACGAGGCCGGCAGCTATGTGCTGCCGCCGATGCACCTGACCCGCGGCGAACCGGCCGCGCGCATTGCCGGCGCCACCCACCAGGACAGCGGCGAGATCCACCTGGGTGGCCAGGAGCAGTTCTACCTGGAAGGCCAGATCTCCTACGCCGCGCCGCGCGAGAACGACGGCATGCAAGTGTGGTGCTCGACCCAGCACCCGACCGAGATGCAGCACGCGGTGTGCCATATGCTGGGCTGGCAGGCGCACCAGGTGCTGGTCGAATGCCGCCGCATGGGCGGCGGCTTCGGCGGCAAGGAATCGCAGTCGGCGCTGTTTGCGTGCTGCGCCGCGCTGGCGGCGTGGAAGCTGATGTGCCCGGTCAAGCTGCGCCCGGACCGCGACGACGACATGATGATCACCGGCAAGCGCCATGACTTCGTGTTCGACTACAGCGTCGGCCACGACGACGAGGGCCATATCGAAGGCGTCAAGGTCGAGATGGTGTCGCGCGCCGGCTTCTCGGCCGACCTGTCGGGCCCGGTGATGACCCGCGCCATCTGCCACTTCGACAACGCCTACTGGCTGCCGAACGTGCAGATCGACGGCTACTGCGGCAAGACCAATACGCAGAGCAACACCGCCTTTCGCGGCTTCGGCGGCCCGCAGGGCGCGTTCGCGGTCGAGTACATCCTGGACAATATCGCCCGCACGGTCGGCAAGGATTCGCTGGACGTGCGCCGCGCCAACTTCTACGGCAAGGGCGAGAACAACGTCACGCCTTACGGCCAGACCGTGGAAGACAACGTCATCCACGAGCTGATCGACGAGCTGGTGGCCAGCAGCGAATACCGCGCCCGCCGCGAGGCCACGCGCGCGTTCAACGCCACCAGCCCGGTGCTGAAGAAGGGCATCGCCATCACCCCGGTGAAGTTCGGCATCTCCTTCAACGTGGCCCACTTCAACCAGGCCGGCGCGCTGGTGCACGTCTACAACGACGGTTCGGTGCTGGTGAACCACGGCGGCACTGAAATGGGCCAGGGCCTGAACACCAAGGTGGCGATGGTGGTGGCGCACGAGCTCGGCATCCGCATGGAGCGCGTGCGCGTGACCGCGACCGATACCAGCAAGGTGGCCAATACCTCGGCCACCGCGGCATCGACCGGCGCCGACCTTAACGGCAAGGCCGCGCAGGACGCCGCGCGCCAGATCCGCGAGCGCCTGGCCGCGTTTGCCGCGCGCAAGGCGGGGGTGGAGTCGTCCGCGGTGCGTTTCAACGACGATGTGGTCAGCGCCGGCGAGCTGCGCCTGTCGTTCGGCGAGCTGGCGCGCGAAGCCTACGTGGCGCGCGTGCAGCTGTGGTCCGACGGCTTCTACACCACGCCCAAGCTGCACTGGGACCAGAAGACGCTGCAGGGCCGCCCGTTCTACTACTTCGCCTACGGCGCCGCGTGCTCCGAGGTGCTGGTCGACACGCTCACCGGCGAATGGAAGCTGCTGCGCGCCGACGCGCTGCACGACGCCGGCCGCTCGCTGAACCCGGCGCTGGACATCGGCCAGGTCGAAGGCGCCTTTATCCAGGGCATGGGCTGGCTGACCACCGAGGAACTGTGGTGGAACAAGGACGGCAAGCTGATGACGCACGCCCCGTCGACGTACAAGATCCCGACGGTCAACGACTGCCCGGAAGCCTTCAACGTGCGCCTGTTCCAGAACCGCAACGTCGAGGACAGCATCCACCGTTCCAAGGCCGTGGGCGAGCCGCCGCTGCTGCTGCCGTTCTCGGTGTTCTTCGCGATTCGCGATGCCGTGGCCGCGCTGGGCGACTATCGCATCAACCCGCCGCTGAAGGCTCCGGCCACCAGCGAGGCTATCCTCGACGCCGTCGACGCCGTGCGCGCGGCGGCGGCGCAAGGGGCTGCGCAGGCAGCCTGA
- a CDS encoding adenosine deaminase — protein sequence MTIDAALADQIRRTPKAELHVHIEGTLEPELIFRLAQRNQVALPYPSVDALRAAYAFTDLQSFLDIYYAGASVLLTEEDFFDMTMDYVKRAVADNVRHAEIFFDPQTHTARGVPIGVVIDGIADALAQARTEYDFSSSLILCFLRHLSEEDAFATLEAALPYRDRFVGVGLDSSEKGNPPEKFARVFARARELGLHLVAHAGEEGPAQYVTDALDILKAERIDHGVRAIDDAALVERLARERVALTVCPLSNVKLKVYPDLRDHPLKRMLDAGVAITLHSDDPAYFGGYMNANWEATFDALPLDAADAHKLARNSFEAAFLPAMQKAEFLAEVDHFWSAPPKSPPATAPAA from the coding sequence ATGACCATCGATGCCGCGCTCGCGGACCAGATCCGCCGCACCCCCAAGGCCGAACTGCATGTGCATATCGAAGGCACGCTTGAGCCGGAACTGATCTTCCGGCTGGCGCAGCGCAACCAGGTGGCGCTGCCCTACCCCAGCGTCGACGCGCTGCGCGCCGCCTATGCCTTCACCGACCTGCAGTCGTTCCTGGACATCTACTATGCCGGCGCCAGCGTGCTGCTGACCGAGGAAGATTTCTTCGACATGACCATGGACTACGTCAAGCGCGCGGTCGCCGACAATGTCCGCCACGCCGAGATCTTCTTCGATCCGCAGACCCATACCGCGCGTGGCGTGCCGATCGGCGTGGTGATCGACGGCATTGCCGATGCGCTGGCGCAGGCGCGCACCGAGTACGACTTCTCCAGCAGCCTGATCCTGTGCTTCCTGCGCCATCTGTCGGAAGAGGATGCGTTCGCCACGCTGGAAGCAGCGCTGCCCTACCGCGACCGCTTCGTCGGGGTCGGACTCGATTCGTCGGAAAAAGGCAATCCGCCCGAGAAATTCGCGCGCGTGTTCGCCCGCGCGCGCGAGCTCGGCCTGCACCTGGTGGCGCACGCGGGCGAGGAAGGCCCGGCGCAATACGTGACCGATGCCCTCGACATCCTCAAGGCGGAGCGCATCGATCACGGCGTGCGCGCCATCGACGATGCCGCGCTGGTCGAGCGCCTGGCGCGCGAGCGCGTGGCGCTGACGGTGTGCCCGCTGTCGAACGTCAAGCTCAAGGTCTACCCCGACCTGCGCGACCACCCGCTCAAGCGCATGCTGGACGCGGGCGTCGCGATCACCCTGCATTCGGACGACCCGGCCTACTTCGGCGGCTATATGAATGCAAACTGGGAAGCCACCTTCGACGCGCTGCCGCTGGATGCGGCCGACGCGCACAAGCTGGCCCGCAACAGTTTTGAAGCGGCCTTCCTGCCTGCCATGCAGAAGGCCGAGTTCCTGGCGGAAGTCGACCACTTCTGGTCCGCTCCACCCAAGTCCCCGCCCGCGACGGCCCCCGCGGCCTGA
- the xdhC gene encoding xanthine dehydrogenase accessory protein XdhC has product MQDAPLKPFRFADAARMVRAGVPVAMVTIVEVKGSAPREAGIRMLVSADDLVGTIGGGHLEWRGMDIARAMLVDGEPRRIERIPLGPALGQCCGGVVQLAFEVLGPADLAWLDAVERNFAAQRALQRRVPASGAVTFCDSRAVLAGVELEADGSWTDTLVPDTMHVVLFGAGHVGHALVKVLATLPCRVHWVDERDTLFPGGLPDNVEAEASDTPEAVVAQAPAGSYFLVMTHSHALDQTLCEEILKRTDFAYFGLIGSKTKRARFEHRMAEHGIDPARFAEMTCPMGVPGITDKAPAMIAVAIVAQLLQVREQRLAALRAGRTETVHP; this is encoded by the coding sequence ATGCAGGACGCACCGCTCAAACCCTTCCGCTTCGCCGACGCCGCCCGCATGGTGCGCGCCGGCGTGCCGGTGGCGATGGTCACCATCGTCGAGGTCAAGGGCTCGGCGCCGCGCGAGGCCGGCATCCGCATGCTGGTCAGCGCCGACGACCTGGTCGGCACCATCGGCGGCGGCCACCTGGAATGGCGCGGCATGGACATCGCCCGCGCGATGCTGGTGGACGGCGAGCCGCGCCGGATCGAGCGCATTCCGCTCGGCCCGGCGCTGGGGCAGTGCTGCGGCGGGGTGGTGCAGCTCGCCTTCGAAGTGCTGGGCCCGGCCGACCTGGCCTGGCTCGATGCGGTCGAGCGCAATTTCGCCGCGCAGCGCGCGCTGCAACGCCGGGTGCCGGCCAGCGGCGCGGTGACTTTTTGCGACAGCCGCGCCGTGCTCGCCGGCGTGGAACTGGAAGCGGACGGCAGCTGGACCGACACGCTGGTGCCCGACACCATGCACGTGGTGCTGTTCGGCGCCGGCCACGTCGGCCATGCGCTGGTCAAGGTGCTGGCCACGCTGCCGTGCCGCGTACACTGGGTCGACGAGCGCGACACGCTGTTCCCCGGCGGCCTGCCCGACAACGTCGAGGCCGAGGCCAGCGACACGCCCGAGGCCGTGGTAGCGCAGGCGCCGGCGGGCAGCTACTTCCTGGTGATGACGCACAGCCATGCGCTCGACCAGACCCTGTGCGAGGAAATCCTCAAGCGCACCGATTTCGCCTACTTCGGCCTGATCGGCTCCAAGACCAAGCGCGCGCGCTTTGAACACCGCATGGCCGAGCACGGCATCGACCCGGCCCGGTTTGCGGAAATGACATGCCCCATGGGGGTTCCCGGGATCACCGACAAGGCTCCGGCTATGATTGCGGTAGCCATCGTCGCCCAGCTGCTCCAGGTCCGCGAACAGCGCCTTGCCGCGCTGCGTGCGGGACGCACGGAGACGGTGCATCCCTGA
- the xdhA gene encoding xanthine dehydrogenase small subunit, whose translation METQTIRFFHRGQVKEVSDAPITRTVLQYLREDARCTGTKEGCAEGDCGACTVVIGELQDGGDVEFKAVNACIQFLPTLDGKALITVEDLRQADGNLHPVQEAMVECHGSQCGFCTPGFVMSLWALYQQHTPGGAASSRQTICDALTGNLCRCTGYRPIIDAGERMMALPAPSADKLDPRQIADTLRNLKRGETFRYRAQGQEFFAPRTAAEFGAIKAAQPDIRILAGSTDVGLWVTKQFRELGSLLYVGQVEDLNQIEQRDGMIEIGAAVTLEKAYAALNAAHPELEELWKRFASLPIRNAGTLGGNIANGSPIGDSMPALIALGAQVVLQHGETRRTLPLEDLYLAYQKTAMQPGEFVAALRVPVAGPQHFRTYKLSKRFDEDISAVCAAFGIIVQDGIVTQARIAFGGMAATPKRAAATEAALTGQPWNEATARAGMAALAQDYTPLTDMRATASYRSRGAANLLYRFWLETNADAMPAAAVNVRAPGAGINQTATA comes from the coding sequence ATGGAGACGCAAACCATCCGCTTTTTCCATCGCGGCCAGGTCAAGGAAGTATCCGACGCCCCCATTACCCGCACCGTGCTGCAGTATCTGCGTGAAGACGCGCGCTGCACCGGCACCAAGGAAGGCTGCGCCGAAGGCGACTGCGGCGCCTGCACCGTCGTGATCGGCGAGCTGCAGGACGGCGGCGACGTCGAATTCAAGGCGGTCAACGCCTGCATCCAGTTCCTGCCCACGCTCGACGGCAAGGCCCTGATCACGGTCGAGGACCTGCGCCAGGCCGACGGCAACCTGCATCCGGTACAGGAGGCCATGGTCGAGTGCCACGGCTCGCAGTGCGGCTTCTGCACCCCGGGCTTCGTGATGTCGCTGTGGGCACTGTACCAGCAGCACACGCCGGGCGGCGCGGCGTCCTCGCGCCAGACCATCTGCGACGCGCTGACCGGCAACCTGTGCCGCTGCACCGGCTACCGCCCGATCATCGATGCCGGCGAACGCATGATGGCCCTGCCCGCCCCCAGCGCGGACAAGCTCGACCCCCGCCAGATCGCCGACACGCTGCGCAACCTCAAGCGCGGCGAAACCTTCCGCTACCGCGCGCAGGGGCAGGAGTTCTTCGCCCCGCGCACCGCGGCCGAGTTCGGCGCGATCAAGGCGGCGCAGCCCGACATCCGCATCCTCGCCGGCAGCACCGACGTGGGCCTGTGGGTCACCAAGCAGTTCCGCGAGCTCGGCAGCCTGCTCTACGTGGGCCAGGTCGAAGACCTGAACCAGATCGAGCAACGCGACGGCATGATCGAGATCGGCGCCGCGGTGACGCTGGAAAAGGCCTACGCCGCACTCAACGCCGCGCATCCCGAGCTGGAAGAACTGTGGAAGCGCTTCGCCTCGCTGCCGATCCGCAATGCCGGCACGCTGGGCGGCAATATCGCCAACGGCTCTCCCATCGGCGATTCGATGCCGGCGCTGATCGCACTGGGCGCGCAAGTGGTGCTGCAGCACGGCGAGACGCGCCGCACGCTGCCGCTCGAAGACCTGTACCTGGCGTACCAGAAGACCGCGATGCAGCCAGGCGAGTTCGTCGCCGCGCTGCGCGTGCCGGTGGCCGGCCCGCAGCACTTCCGCACCTACAAGCTGTCCAAACGCTTTGACGAGGATATTTCCGCGGTGTGCGCCGCGTTCGGCATCATCGTGCAGGACGGCATCGTCACGCAGGCCCGCATCGCCTTCGGCGGCATGGCCGCGACGCCCAAGCGCGCCGCCGCGACCGAGGCGGCGCTGACCGGCCAGCCGTGGAACGAAGCCACCGCCCGCGCCGGCATGGCCGCGCTGGCGCAGGACTACACGCCGCTCACCGACATGCGCGCGACCGCGTCGTACCGCAGCCGCGGTGCCGCCAACCTGCTGTACCGGTTCTGGCTGGAAACCAACGCCGACGCGATGCCCGCCGCAGCCGTCAATGTCCGCGCCCCCGGCGCCGGCATCAACCAAACCGCCACGGCCTGA